Within the Brienomyrus brachyistius isolate T26 unplaced genomic scaffold, BBRACH_0.4 scaffold58, whole genome shotgun sequence genome, the region TACACTTATTCATGCCTATACATGTGTATAAAGTAACACAAGTATTGGCCAGCATGTGTGGaatgcaatttcagttcagtttatTTCCGCTTTAGCATCGATGGAGCATTAACAAGAAATATTACACAGTTCCAGAGTGCCTGGCCAGAGGACAGACTTCTGTCAGTTAGCAGACTTGCTGAGGGTGGGGGGCAAATTATGGCAGATGGTGAGACAACCCCAGTAGGTGCATAATGGAATAATGGCGGTGCAAGATAGCAGGATGAGTGTTCGAAGGGAAGGTCTGACAGGGCTGGTATGactaggagggagaggcagatgGCGACCCCTGCTGGCGGGAGGACTCCCTGAATGCTGGTGCTCCAACGACACGATAGTGAAAGTGGGTCATGTGACTGGAAGGTTCTCTGGTAGGACATGGTATTCTGAGTAGGTCACACCACTGGCCTCTGGACTGATGTTCATGATGACCCTAATATTAGCACTGTGACCTGCTACGCCTGTtccagccccgccccctcccgtGCCTCCAGCCCAGCTTCTCACCTTGTAGAGGATGATGGCGATGATGACCAGGAACAGCAGCGACCCAAAGATGCTGCCGGCGATGACTGCAGCCTTGTTGGTTCTGGGGGCTGTTTCCAGCACAGTCACAAGCTGAGTATGAAAAGCAGCTGTTGTTTAGTGGGGACACCGACGCACATCTTGTAAGGAACATGTCATGAGTCTCACACAGCTAGGCGCAGGTCCCAGGATGGACCCACCGGACCGCTGCTGTTCTTACTTACGGAGTGGTTCTGAGCCAGGTCCGCGGGGTACTGGATGTACCGGGCTTGGTCGAAGGACATGTTGGCCCAGGTGGCCACTCGCACATTGGCCCCCGGGACCTGCGGGGGCGCCAGAGAGCAGCAGGAAGACCTTGTTAGTCAGGCTGATACAGTGACACGTCGATGCTGAGGGCGGAGTGGGGCAAGCAGCTTCACCTCAAAATCTGAACTGACGTTTCCGTCGAACGTGAAGGTAATGTGGGTCCCCGGTAGGAGACGCGGGACAACGCAGCAAGTCAGGCGGCAGGGTGGGACGCTGCAGTGCtaacagatggggggggggggtgtgttaaTGGTGCTTCGGGAAgtggctttgctcaagggcgtCTTCATGCTTCACAGTATGATCGTGATACAGGAGACTGATGAGGAAATCAACGGGAAGTGAAGTAAAAATAAAGCTCACCTGCGTAGAGGGGGTGGAGATGTTGGTGTTGGTGCAGGCGGTAGTGGGGTGACCCTGAAGGcagacacagggacagagagacagacagagatagaGAAGGTCACTTTGTCACTGGGTTACTGGTAAGATGGACAAAGCCGGAGACACTCCaggcagatggcaggacagggaTTTGGGGTGAAGGGCTCTGCACTGACCTCTTTCCTGAGAGACACATTCCACCTGAAGCCAGAGCCCAGATCAAGAGGCAAAATGAAGCTGACGTTGAGAGGGACCTCCGTCTCCCCAACGTTCTCCACCTGGGGGAGGAACACGGGCCCCGTTACTTCCTCCGGTGGACGTTCGAGCAACCTAAATGTCATCATTCCACGCCAACGGTCGGTGGCGTTACCATGTACGCGTGCTCCAGCGTGATGTTCTCTGGGAAGTTCAGGTAATGAGTGGAGTCCTTCCTAAAGCAATATGGCTGACATGAAGGACCAGACTAGCACCAGTTTGTGGACGGGCTGAGGGTCATGCACTGGGGACATACACATCACTGGGGACGTACACATCACTGGGGACGTATACATCACTGGGGACGTACACATCACTGAGGACGTACACACGCAGGTGGAATCCCCTCACTGAAGCCAACGCACAAACACATCCATGAACAGGAAAGACAGGTTCGGTGTCAGTTCTCATAGAACCGCCGGCGGTTCCGGAAAGTGACACCTACGCACAGGACAGCGGGGGCAGGGCAAGCGGCACAGATGCTGAAGCGAGGCAGGGGGGCAGCCGCCGAGGAACGAAGGCACCCCCTGTACCCACTCTTTAAGAAGCACGTTGACAGGGAGCCGCGTGGAAATGAGGCTGGCAGCCGAGTTGTCCTGGAGGGTGGTGTTGTTCTCGTTCGTGCTGTGGAGGACACAGAACAGCGGAGACAACCAATGCATGTGACCTGTTAATGGAGCAGGAGATTACCAGCGCAGACCAGTGCATAGAAACGCCCCTGAGAGCTCAGGCTTCGTAATGTTGCCGGTTTAACGGAATGATACCTGCTGACGGACACGGTGACAGTCATGCCGTCCTCCACTTGCATAGGATCAGACACCTGCAGTGAGACTCGCACGGCCATCTGGAGTGAAGAGCGAGTACTCTGAGTATGCTGATGTACTGGAGTTAGTACTGCAGGTTCTGCGAGCAAGTACTGTGTGCAATGTGTGCACAGAGAGTTACTCTGCCAGTTAAGAGTGCAACCCCGGGGAAAGTGTTCGGTTGGCCACATAACAATCCAATTTTCACCCAGGGCTGTTACCTCCTGACAATGCACCCATTCGTTCACCAGATGTTTAAATAAAGCACACACGGCCAAGTTTGGCAAGTGCCACGGTTAGGACTCGACGGAAGGTTCTGGGTGATGCACACTCACCGACATCATCTGCCTGAGCGCGTAGGAGCCCAGCTGGCAGACAGTCTGTGTGACGttgctgagactgagactgttGGACGTGCATCGCAGACTGACCTGCCCCAATCCCTGTGGAGAGAAGAGAACTGACATCAGCACGATCCGCAGTGACCGCGAGCGGCGACCTCCGTACCATCAAGCCCACTGACCTTAGTGGCCTGGCTGAAAGACAGCGAGGACGGGGAGGTCAGCGTCAGGGCCGCCCCTGCCGCGTCTTCACCCTGGTTGGACACGTGGACCACGAGATCCACCGGGAAATCGAGCGCTTTGATGACCACTAGGCTGGAATCGAGAAGACATGGATTGGTTGATGGGGTTAGCGCATTAGCACTTTAGCTTAGTGGCAGAACGCAGCCCATGAGGACGATGGACCTGGCAGATGGCGGCGGCACCATCAACAGCAAGGATACGAGAACGTTGAAGGACAGGGGaaacgcacagtcaggaacCATGTCATAGTGATTCAGCAGAGATACATCTTAGGATTATTTGTGTTGTTTAGAACAGTGTTTGTCAAagcagagctgggagggaacagaaacgtagactgtctgagATCCCGAAGGACTAGGttaagaaacactgctttagtgTATAATACTAGTGTGTTCTTGGCGTATCTGAATTTTCTCCTGAATAAGGTCTCCTGAATAGTACGGGAAGGTACACCTGACTTACCGTAAAATCTGACTTACCGTAAAATCTGACTTGTGTAAGGGATTTAGGGACAGTATAAGTAAATAAGGATGTTCCCTCAGGTCTCACCTGGAGACGTTCAAGGTCACCTGGAGGTCTGAGACGCACACGTAGTCGTCACCGCAGACCTCCTCCAGCGACACCTGGCAGACAGGGACGTGCAGAGTTACACTGGGTGACACGCACACGTATGCGACACGCATGTGTGTGCTTAGAGGCCTTGCTGACCGGGTGTGTGAAGGAGGTGGGGCAGCTGGGGCTCAGGACAGATCTCAGCCCGCCCGTGCCCTCCACTTGGTGCCCCCCCACTGTGAGCTCCCCCGAGAAAGGCACAGCCGTGTAGTCAGATATACACTCCTgtcagggagggggagagaggtcTGCCAAAATATTTCAGCGCTCTAATACAAGTGGAACTGCTGACGATGTGGTGAGTGCGAAATGTAAACCGTTCTTCcgcttttttgttttaattaagtgCATTACGACGTGAAAATCACCACTGATGGAAGTGAAACAGAAGTACATAACTGTGCaggcgcacacgcacacacacacgcacacacacacggaccggGATGTTGATGGTCACGTTGAAGCACACTGCAGTGCTTTCTGAGACATTTTCTCTCCAGGAGGATCTGACGAGGTGAAGGCGAGGAGGCTCCATCCCACTGTCCAGAGACATCGACATGGACACTTCCATCGGAAAGGGACCTTGGGGTCACGTGGGCGCAGAAACCAAACATCACACAAAGTGAGATATACACAGTGAATCTCCATCTGCAGCAGCCCAGGCTGGTTGACCTTTAACTATGTCGGGTAATTAGTCGGTTTCACTTTCGGAATTAGAACACACCTCGTACTCTCCCCGTGTGAACTGGGACTACAGTAACGCACACTGTCGCCATGGAGACGGGCGCACTATAATCATGGAAGGCCGCGCAGTGGAAGGCGTCCTGCGGAATGACGGCGGGGTGCAGCGTGACCGCGGGCCGCACGCATACCACTGGCTGCGACCTGGAGGAATCCAGGGGGAGAGTGAGTTTATTCCTCCgggcagacagggggcgctTTAAATCATAGAACGTCGCCCTTCTTCACACTGACCCGTACCTCAGCACGATGGCGGCACCTCGAGACCCCACTACCAAGTCCGACAGCCCGTCCGAGCTCAGGTCCCCATCTGAGTGCAGGGACAACCCAAAATAGTGCAGCTTCTGGTCCAAACGCGCTCCCAGAATCCTCTGCACAGAGAATGCGATAGCAGTGGTTATTCTGCAGCAAGCGGTAATGCAAAGACTTAAAATTTACAAACGAAAAGTATCAATTTCTACATTTGGACACGGCGACCCTGAAAGGGAGCACAGACCTGGCTGTGTTTCGTGTCAAGGCCCCCCGGACGACTCAGGAAGAGGTACagagcacccctccccccatcctccAGCGGTGCCCCCACCGCCACCTCAGGAAGGTCGTCCCCGCTGAGGTCAGGCGTAGTGGACAGAGACGCCCCAAACTGACCCATCTCATTCCCGGTGGAGCCTCGGAGGAAGCGGGGGCATTCTGCAGGCTGGGTGGGCACAGGGCCGTGAAGGTGCCTTCATGTATTTTTAACTAAAACGGTTTATAATTTTACACGTTTACTCCCAgtaaatacctcccccccctgTGCAGGAGGCCTTACCCCAGAATCGAGGGCACAGAGCCGCACCTCCCCTCCCACTCCCGGGCCGTGGAAGTGGGGTGCCCCCACCAGCAGCACCGGGTTTGTCCCGGCCTGGCCCGAGACGGGTAGCACACCAAGGACTGCCCCGAAGTAGGAGCCCAGCTGGAGAGACATGGATGCAGAGCGATGTGGAGAAAAgcggatgaggaagaggaggaagaagaggaggaggcaTCGCATTTACTGTATGTGACTGAATTAACATTAAATGTGAGGCCGTTTATTCACAGCACATGTGTATGTGTCTCTACGGGTCCCCAGCTGGCTGTACCTGCGTCCCGTAGATCCGATGAGTGATGGCCCACTGGTTCTGGGTGGGCTGCCATTGAAATCCCAGCACCAGGCCCATGTGCCGGAACCGGGGAGCACCAGCGAAGTACACCATGCTACCATGCACCTGGGCCACTGCTAAAGAGTAGCctggagagggagacaggctgTATCTCACTGTGATATAGAAGGGGAGACCGGCCAAACCACACGGTGATACAGAGGGAGGTGTGGGTCATACCAGATGGCGATACAGAGGGGGAGACCGGCCATACAACACAGCAATACAGAGGGGGAGATGGGCGGTACCACATGGCGATACAGAGGGGGAGACCGGCCAAACCACACGGTGATACAGAGGGAGGTGTGGGTCATACCAGATGGCGATACAGAGGGGGAGACCGGCCATACAACACAGCAATACAGAGGGGGAGATGGGCGGTACCACATGGCGATACAGAGGGGGAGACCGGCCATACAACACAGCGATACAGAGGGGGAGATGGGCCGTACCACATGGTGATACAGAGGGGGAGACCGGCCATACAACACAGCGATACAGAGGGGGAGATGGGCCGTACCACATGGCGATACAGAGGGGGAGACCGGCCATACAACACAGCGATACAGAGGGGGAGATGGGCCGTACCACATGGTGATACAGAGGGGGAGACCGGCCATACAACACAGCGATACAGAGGGGGAGATGGGCCGTACCACATGGCGATACAGAGGGGGAGACCGGCCATACAACACAGAGATACAGAGGGTTAGATGGGCCGTACCACATGGCGATACAGAGGGAGACACAGGCTGTACTAAAGCAGTCTACCATAGACAAGCACACAGCATACTGCAACTATAggtataattaattaataaagtaaGGAAATGGAGAAATGGCTGTGTGTTAACAGTCACGTGTCTTTGTATTTGAGAGTAAAGAACGCGATCGGCACCTGACAGGAAGTGACCAGACGCAGCAGAGAGTGACTGGGGCTGTATGGGCGCAATGCAATGCTAACCACACACGCGTAAATAAAGCCCTGCTCTCTCACATCTGCTCTCTGTCACTTTCGAATAACACTCACTgaatccagccccccccccccccccccccgcccaagccAATAGGGGATGCAGGTGAACGGCAGTTTCGGTTTTCAATTTAGCCCCGAAAAATAAAGAAGAATTAGCGCCTCTGAAtaacaggaaggggggggggggcggggggtgctaGCTTCTCAGGCCCATGATGCTCACCCAGGTAAGAGTCCTTGATGTCCGGCTCCTGCGCCGAGGCGTTGATGAAGGAGCTATTAGCCCCAGGAGGCTGCTCCTCAATGCCCCCTGACCACTCATACGCCCCCACCACTCCAAACAACTTAGTGTCCTGTTGGGGAGAGGAAAAAGAAAACATGACTCAGAATGTGCGAGAACATCCCGAAGATGTAGCGGCGATGCGGCAGAAGGCCTCCTCCAGCCAGAGAGGTGGAAGGTGGAGAAGGTTGAGGAGATGGTGCTGCTCCCGTACAAATACCTGTGTGAGCAGGGTGCTGAAACCACCTTGGGACAGCTCCATCTGGAAGGCTGTGGAGGTGGACTTACTGGTACCTGGATAATATAAAGCGTTTTCAAATACGGAAGACACAGCGGATACGATGACATGATGAGACGCCCACAGTATGGTTTACATAAGGTGTGCTGTCCCTTTAAGGACAGCGGAGACTTTTCTTGAGGAACTGGAGGTTCCTGTGCTGTGTCACTAGTCCCTTAACGAAATGCTTGGGCACGTGATTCCTGTTTGCTTGACCGAGCGCCAGACTGGCTCGCTTAGCCTTAAGGAGAAACGATCCGATCCTTGAATTCCTTCAACTCCGGTCCAGATACTTTACCTTCGATGGAAAAAAGCTTCTCCTTCACCTGCTCTTGGATGGAGTTGAGGGCATCAAAGCTGTCCGACTCGAATACGTTGCTGGGAGAGGATGCGATCTGCCGCAGCTCCCCGATGGAGTAGTCCTTCCCGACCTGGGAGGTGAGGGTATAGGTGAGTGTCACCATAGCACCAGCATCAAACTCACGACCTCCTGGTCCTGCTTGGAACACAGTTACCCCGATGGCATATCGGACCACGCCCATCTTCTCCGCTAGCGGTATCACTGCATCGAAAGTGTTTCTGGGGTCATTGGATCTACCGTCGGTGATGACCACCAGCAGTTTCTTGGAGTCCGGCCTCATTCCCCTCTCCTGGACCAGCATTTCCGTGCTACGGGAAGGAGAGGTGAGGGGTTGGTCATTAAGGGAAAGGCAGAGATGTACCTTCATCCACAGGCCTCACCTGAAGGGTGCACTGTCAGATTGTGGCAAGAAACAAGGAAGATTGTACGATTTTCCTAGATGGTTCAGCCCTAACACTCACAGATTCAGAGCAACATGCACGTCCGCAACAACGTGAGGTGTCACGTTGGCTCTGCTTGTGCCAGCATCATCAAAACGCGACAGCACATCTGACATTTACTTAAAATCCTTGGCGTTGGCTCATAGGTTCATT harbors:
- the LOC125724916 gene encoding integrin alpha-X-like, translating into LPSLSFSVDTDNPKIFKHSVPGFGYQVCHFGSANSDSLLVTSPVLDNVTGVVYKCSYNSGSCEGLKVGDHGIALGLSLTCDGSRAVVCGPHLSHDCDSFSFLNGQCMELSPQFTLLDVQKPAFQECRDFSLDAVILFDDSQSIKKQDFATMIIFIKNIIRMFTDPRTQVAVAQYSTSYFAVFHFENFAVERNPDVLLREVHQSQGQTFTPSAIRYVLTEMLVQERGMRPDSKKLLVVITDGRSNDPRNTFDAVIPLAEKMGVVRYAIGVGKDYSIGELRQIASSPSNVFESDSFDALNSIQEQVKEKLFSIEGTSKSTSTAFQMELSQGGFSTLLTQDTKLFGVVGAYEWSGGIEEQPPGANSSFINASAQEPDIKDSYLGYSLAVAQVHGSMVYFAGAPRFRHMGLVLGFQWQPTQNQWAITHRIYGTQLGSYFGAVLGVLPVSGQAGTNPVLLVGAPHFHGPGVGGEVRLCALDSGPAECPRFLRGSTGNEMGQFGASLSTTPDLSGDDLPEVAVGAPLEDGGRGALYLFLSRPGGLDTKHSQRILGARLDQKLHYFGLSLHSDGDLSSDGLSDLVVGSRGAAIVLRSQPVVCVRPAVTLHPAVIPQDAFHCAAFHDYSAPVSMATVCVTVVPVHTGRVRGPFPMEVSMSMSLDSGMEPPRLHLVRSSWRENVSESTAVCFNVTINIPECISDYTAVPFSGELTVGGHQVEGTGGLRSVLSPSCPTSFTHPVSLEEVCGDDYVCVSDLQVTLNVSSLVVIKALDFPVDLVVHVSNQGEDAAGAALTLTSPSSLSFSQATKGLGQVSLRCTSNSLSLSNVTQTVCQLGSYALRQMMSMAVRVSLQVSDPMQVEDGMTVTVSVSSTNENNTTLQDNSAASLISTRLPVNVLLKEKDSTHYLNFPENITLEHAYMVENVGETEVPLNVSFILPLDLGSGFRWNVSLRKEGHPTTACTNTNISTPSTQHCSVPPCRLTCCVVPRLLPGTHITFTFDGNVSSDFEVPGANVRVATWANMSFDQARYIQYPADLAQNHSLVTVLETAPRTNKAAVIAGSIFGSLLFLVIIAIILYKIGFFKSKHENEPETEGPTSPPDDKETVL